In Saprospiraceae bacterium, a genomic segment contains:
- a CDS encoding CHAT domain-containing protein, with protein sequence MINFNIGYKRNHLCLLLFFITGQLNSQNHYSLKIKIDSLITNSRNLSNKNDYTNATISILQALEIANSEFGSKSKEYADVCFNYGRIFHLQNDFEKAELWYRNSLNIRKKAPGKNHPDYAWSLNNIAIVKNTTGEFNEALALSLEATQRFLQTVGPRHSDYAMSIRNLALIYTNLEDYDKAIEFNAKSMQLSLDIFSNTHMEYAKSAANLALLYSKVYQYEKAENIYIKIKELFDTSLIQNKSNYARLLSNYGLLKFNMAQYEKAEPLFLDAKLILDEINDTTNTLYAQILSNLGAVYNRLSLYVDAEIFYNKALSIKETIYGQSNLEYGFTLLNLAELQLSTKDYTKCELSYNNALSICKKLQATNNDFLIKCKLGLCKLYIAIKDYEKSLHILLELKNELESISQTQSFEYIKTLHFIGVVYQNTNKSEKAESFFEEALSGIHKIFGTDNSLYANEVYALAIFYKISRNFEKAETYFQKLTKLDVTQLTKAAIHLSEKELTESLEPYIETQSELFDLANISEESNSLNTSKLTEYCYNSCLFYKGFILTEIDKIRNEAYLNSNLKSRIAELQSCESIIAAELSKPKDERKLLSPYYQKSKTIQKELALKTSVISQNLEQVEWQDVQKSLKQGEVAIEYFNYRIKNENDVYVGHYAAIFIKPGLTKPKFIYLCNSEELEKLFSHQSDHKADYVNELYTSKARGAQLLKNKQKDLFQLIWKPIMSDLTNVNKIYYSLSGLLHKINIAAIPIEGELAMMDKFEILPILSTRQLVRSIQKLNKENQIVLYGGIQYELDSQNLNTKAFEKGEYLTTTRNAANIEDEETPHVTAWEFLNSTKKEVYAINIIAQNANFKTSILQDYSATEESIKNLGHIDSISPRALHISTHGFYFPKPKLPLPTKNEIGEKNVLKQSENPMLRSGLILSRANYAWNTGIPYSTYKEDGILTAQEISQMNLKQTELVVLSACETGLGDIQDFEGVYGLQRGFKIAGAKYLILSLWKVADRETSEFMIAFYKNWLEKKLDIPTAFRTTELEMRDRFINPYLWAGFILIQ encoded by the coding sequence ATGATAAATTTTAATATAGGATATAAACGTAATCATCTTTGCCTATTGCTTTTTTTCATTACTGGACAATTAAACAGCCAAAATCATTATAGTCTTAAAATAAAAATTGATAGTCTTATAACTAATTCCAGAAATTTATCAAACAAAAATGACTATACAAATGCTACAATTTCAATCTTACAAGCCTTAGAAATTGCTAACTCCGAATTTGGTAGTAAAAGCAAGGAATACGCTGATGTCTGCTTCAATTATGGAAGAATATTTCATTTGCAAAATGATTTTGAAAAAGCAGAATTATGGTACCGCAATTCCTTAAATATAAGAAAAAAAGCGCCAGGCAAAAATCATCCGGATTACGCATGGAGCCTCAATAATATAGCCATCGTAAAAAATACAACAGGTGAGTTTAACGAAGCTCTTGCTCTGTCACTTGAGGCAACTCAGCGTTTTCTGCAAACTGTAGGCCCAAGACATTCCGATTATGCCATGAGTATTAGAAATCTTGCATTAATTTATACAAATTTAGAGGATTATGATAAAGCAATTGAATTTAATGCAAAATCGATGCAATTATCTCTTGATATTTTTTCGAATACCCACATGGAATATGCCAAAAGCGCTGCAAATTTAGCCCTTCTCTATTCAAAGGTTTATCAATATGAAAAAGCAGAAAATATTTACATTAAAATAAAAGAACTATTTGATACTAGTCTTATCCAAAACAAATCAAATTATGCAAGATTACTCAGTAATTATGGACTTTTGAAATTTAACATGGCACAATATGAAAAAGCAGAACCCCTCTTTTTAGATGCTAAATTAATTCTGGACGAAATAAATGACACAACAAACACACTTTATGCTCAGATTCTATCCAACCTAGGAGCAGTGTACAATCGGTTATCTCTATACGTAGATGCGGAAATATTTTATAATAAGGCTTTAAGCATTAAAGAAACAATTTACGGTCAAAGTAATTTAGAATATGGATTTACACTTTTGAATCTTGCAGAACTCCAATTGTCGACGAAGGACTATACAAAATGTGAACTATCATACAACAATGCCTTAAGTATTTGCAAAAAATTACAAGCTACAAATAACGATTTTTTAATAAAATGTAAACTTGGTTTGTGTAAACTATATATCGCAATAAAAGATTATGAAAAGAGCCTACACATACTATTAGAATTAAAAAATGAATTAGAATCAATTTCACAAACACAAAGTTTCGAATATATAAAGACCCTTCATTTTATTGGCGTTGTATACCAAAATACAAATAAATCAGAAAAAGCTGAATCTTTCTTTGAAGAAGCATTGTCGGGTATCCATAAAATATTCGGAACAGATAATTCATTATATGCAAATGAAGTCTACGCTTTGGCTATATTTTATAAAATATCGAGAAATTTTGAAAAGGCAGAAACTTATTTTCAAAAACTTACAAAGCTAGATGTAACACAACTTACAAAAGCTGCTATTCATTTATCAGAAAAGGAACTAACTGAATCGCTCGAACCATACATTGAGACTCAATCGGAATTATTTGATCTAGCAAATATTTCGGAAGAATCTAATTCATTAAACACTTCAAAGCTTACAGAATATTGCTATAATTCCTGTTTGTTCTATAAGGGTTTCATCCTCACGGAAATCGACAAAATTAGAAACGAAGCCTATTTAAATTCCAATTTAAAATCAAGGATAGCAGAATTACAATCGTGCGAAAGTATCATTGCTGCTGAGCTTTCTAAACCAAAAGATGAAAGAAAGCTTTTAAGCCCATATTATCAAAAGTCCAAAACGATTCAAAAAGAGTTGGCACTAAAGACATCAGTTATAAGTCAAAATTTAGAGCAGGTTGAATGGCAGGACGTACAAAAGTCACTTAAACAAGGTGAAGTTGCAATCGAGTATTTCAATTATCGGATAAAAAACGAAAACGATGTATATGTAGGCCACTATGCAGCCATTTTCATTAAACCTGGCCTTACAAAACCTAAGTTTATTTATTTATGTAATAGTGAAGAGCTAGAAAAACTATTCAGCCATCAATCGGATCATAAAGCAGATTATGTAAATGAATTATATACAAGTAAAGCCAGAGGAGCTCAATTGCTTAAAAATAAGCAAAAAGATTTGTTTCAACTTATTTGGAAACCTATCATGTCTGATTTAACCAATGTAAATAAAATATATTATTCGCTGTCCGGATTACTCCACAAAATCAACATAGCAGCTATTCCCATTGAAGGCGAATTAGCAATGATGGATAAGTTCGAAATTCTACCAATATTAAGTACAAGGCAGCTGGTTAGGTCAATTCAAAAATTAAATAAAGAAAATCAAATTGTTCTCTATGGTGGCATTCAATATGAATTAGATAGCCAAAATTTAAACACAAAAGCTTTCGAGAAAGGCGAATATTTGACAACAACCAGAAATGCAGCCAATATTGAAGACGAAGAAACTCCACATGTAACAGCTTGGGAATTTTTAAATTCCACAAAAAAGGAAGTTTATGCCATTAATATTATTGCGCAAAATGCAAATTTCAAAACCTCTATTTTACAAGACTATTCAGCAACAGAAGAAAGTATAAAAAATTTAGGTCATATTGACAGCATTTCTCCTAGAGCACTCCACATTTCCACTCACGGATTTTACTTTCCAAAACCTAAACTGCCACTTCCAACTAAAAACGAAATCGGTGAAAAAAATGTCTTAAAACAATCTGAGAATCCAATGCTGCGTTCAGGATTAATACTTTCTAGGGCCAATTACGCATGGAACACAGGCATTCCCTATAGTACTTATAAAGAAGATGGAATTCTTACTGCACAGGAAATTAGCCAAATGAATTTAAAACAAACGGAATTGGTAGTATTATCGGCATGCGAAACAGGTTTAGGTGATATTCAGGATTTTGAAGGAGTTTATGGTCTTCAAAGGGGATTTAAAATAGCCGGGGCAAAATATTTAATATTAAGTCTTTGGAAAGTAGCAGACCGTGAAACATCAGAATTCATGATTGCCTTTTATAAAAATTGGCTTGAGAAGAAATTAGATATTCCTACTGCATTTAGAACTACAGAGTTAGAAATGCGCGATCGATTTATTAACCCTTATTTATGGGCCGGATTTATATTAATACAATAG
- a CDS encoding DoxX family protein, with the protein MNAFLGLGKYLLALPMAAFGILHFMHADAMSGMAPFGGAIMIYITGLCLILFAVSIMIGKYDKLAAVLLAVMLIVFVLVLHLKPAMGGDMGSLLKDLAIAGGALMYAQSYAKDKSIIG; encoded by the coding sequence ATGAATGCATTTTTAGGACTTGGAAAGTATTTATTGGCCCTTCCTATGGCCGCTTTCGGAATTTTACATTTTATGCATGCTGACGCGATGTCGGGTATGGCGCCATTTGGTGGAGCCATTATGATTTACATCACCGGACTTTGCTTGATTTTATTTGCTGTAAGTATCATGATCGGAAAATACGACAAACTGGCTGCTGTGCTGCTGGCTGTGATGCTGATAGTATTTGTGCTCGTTTTGCATCTCAAACCTGCCATGGGCGGTGATATGGGTTCTTTGCTGAAAGATCTGGCCATCGCAGGCGGTGCTTTAATGTATGCTCAATCCTATGCTAAAGACAAGAGCATTATAGGCTAA
- the truA gene encoding tRNA pseudouridine(38-40) synthase TruA — MSFQRYLLQLSYRGSAYKGWQVQPDEITVQSVIQEKLSVLLRADVELTGCGRTDTGVHASQYFAHFDTEENAATNLELKSINALLPTDLAIHHMYLTPETFHARFDAHYRKYIYKLHLQKDPFAAFNSCWLRETSSLNFSLLNDAAHLIDGRSDFRSFAKSGNQLEHFDCTLYENQWFETSPGIFEFHIAANRFVRGMVRLIVGMCINYALQKISKEQILENLSGGQQIAKSYSVPAIGLTLVEVKYPEEKWSALRML, encoded by the coding sequence ATGTCATTTCAACGTTATCTCCTCCAACTTTCCTACCGTGGTTCGGCCTATAAAGGCTGGCAAGTCCAGCCCGATGAAATCACCGTGCAGTCGGTCATACAGGAAAAACTCTCCGTTTTGTTGCGGGCTGATGTAGAATTAACCGGCTGCGGAAGAACAGATACCGGCGTGCACGCATCTCAGTATTTTGCGCATTTTGATACCGAAGAAAATGCTGCAACCAATCTGGAATTAAAATCCATCAATGCTCTACTGCCTACAGATCTTGCCATACATCATATGTATTTGACTCCGGAAACATTTCATGCAAGATTTGATGCTCATTACAGAAAATATATTTACAAACTTCATCTACAGAAAGATCCTTTTGCGGCATTCAACAGTTGTTGGTTGAGAGAAACATCATCACTTAATTTTAGCTTGCTAAACGATGCTGCTCATTTGATAGACGGCCGCAGCGATTTTCGTTCGTTTGCAAAATCGGGAAATCAACTGGAACACTTTGATTGCACATTGTATGAAAATCAATGGTTCGAAACTTCACCTGGAATTTTTGAATTCCATATTGCTGCTAACCGTTTTGTACGAGGCATGGTGCGCCTCATCGTAGGCATGTGCATCAATTATGCACTGCAAAAAATCAGCAAGGAACAAATACTTGAAAACCTGAGTGGCGGACAACAAATTGCCAAATCCTACAGCGTTCCTGCGATTGGATTAACTTTGGTCGAAGTCAAATATCCCGAAGAAAAATGGAGCGCTTTACGAATGTTGTAA
- a CDS encoding serine hydroxymethyltransferase — protein sequence MIKDKLVWDLLSKELARQRRGIELIASENFASLDVIQTMGSWLNNKYAEGYPGRRYYGGCEIIDQIEDLAIQALCDLFGASFANVQPHSGAQANMAVQISLLKPGDPILGLNLAHGGHLTHGSPVNFSGKYFQAHAYGVNPDTGYVDIHQVREQARQHKPKLIICGASAYSRDWDYKAFREIADEVGAILMADIAHPAGLIAAKLLNDPVPHCHIITSTTHKTLRGPRGGIIMMGKDFDHPSGKTDAKGKAQQMSQALNSAVFPGTQGGPLEHVIAAKAVAFREALSEDYRAYAAQVIRNAKHFAKAMQARGFQIVSGGTDNHLFLVDLRTKKITGKDAENLLIKAHITTNKNMIPNDPEKPMVTSGIRLGTAALTSRGFKEADFEQTAEWIHHLVENRTNDQVVAAIQLEINKYMEEFPLYPELQHS from the coding sequence ATGATAAAAGATAAACTTGTCTGGGATTTATTATCCAAAGAATTGGCCCGTCAGCGAAGGGGTATTGAGCTCATAGCATCGGAAAATTTTGCGAGTCTGGATGTCATTCAGACAATGGGTAGCTGGCTCAATAATAAGTATGCTGAAGGTTATCCGGGTCGAAGGTATTACGGAGGTTGCGAAATTATAGATCAGATCGAGGACCTTGCAATACAGGCTTTATGTGATTTGTTTGGAGCTAGCTTTGCAAATGTGCAACCACATTCCGGGGCACAGGCGAATATGGCAGTGCAGATAAGTTTGTTAAAGCCTGGAGATCCAATATTGGGACTGAATCTGGCGCATGGCGGACATTTAACCCATGGTTCTCCGGTTAATTTCAGCGGGAAATATTTTCAAGCTCATGCTTACGGTGTCAATCCGGACACGGGATATGTTGATATACATCAGGTACGCGAACAAGCACGACAGCATAAGCCAAAATTGATCATTTGCGGTGCTTCGGCCTATTCGAGAGATTGGGATTATAAAGCCTTTCGGGAGATAGCAGATGAAGTAGGTGCAATTCTAATGGCCGACATTGCGCATCCGGCTGGTTTGATAGCTGCAAAACTTTTAAATGATCCTGTGCCTCATTGTCATATCATTACCTCCACGACTCACAAAACCTTACGAGGTCCAAGGGGAGGTATCATTATGATGGGTAAAGATTTTGATCATCCCTCCGGGAAAACGGATGCTAAAGGAAAAGCCCAACAAATGTCTCAAGCTTTGAATTCTGCAGTTTTTCCGGGAACTCAAGGCGGGCCACTCGAGCATGTTATCGCTGCAAAAGCAGTAGCTTTTAGAGAAGCACTATCGGAGGACTACAGAGCTTATGCGGCCCAGGTGATCCGCAATGCCAAACATTTTGCAAAAGCAATGCAAGCCAGAGGATTCCAAATCGTCAGTGGAGGTACCGACAATCATTTGTTTTTGGTAGATCTCCGTACGAAAAAAATTACTGGAAAGGATGCAGAAAACTTATTGATAAAAGCGCATATCACAACCAATAAAAACATGATCCCCAATGATCCTGAAAAACCAATGGTGACATCGGGTATACGGTTGGGTACGGCAGCCTTAACGAGCAGAGGATTTAAAGAAGCGGATTTTGAGCAAACGGCCGAATGGATCCATCATCTCGTTGAAAACAGGACGAATGATCAAGTTGTTGCAGCCATACAATTGGAGATCAATAAATACATGGAAGAATTTCCCCTCTATCCTGAATTACAACATTCGTAA